A window of the Salvia splendens isolate huo1 unplaced genomic scaffold, SspV2 ctg925, whole genome shotgun sequence genome harbors these coding sequences:
- the LOC121791822 gene encoding receptor-like protein 35 isoform X2 has product MVELFTRILLLALLWWVNCSANTDRSALLALKAHISSDPHNLLLKNWTTQTSFCNWVGITCDPLNSRVTGLNLSNVQLVGTIPPEIGNLSSLISLDMNENSFYGPIPASIFNLSSIQVITLRGNAALSSELPTDMCKHSLHNLRLLRISFTKLYGQIPSSLGQCSSLEKLSLYNNSLVGEVPKEIGNLTHLTQLFLGFNTLTGDIPKQISHLHMLQSLWMESNKFTGPLPPDVGNLTSLRELILYNNNLTGNIPNQIGHLRNLETLSMASTGLNGSIPKEIGNLTALRSLYLDNNVLNGVIPHEIGQLNNLLILSIDSNKLIGTLPPTFSNMSSLKYISLSHNTLNGTLLREIGNMKALQELYLINNTLTGVIPEEIGGLDKLVSLYMNGNKLIGPLPRVILNMKSLVALSLNKNALTGIIPGELFTANIKSVDLSDNHFQGSIPPAIGRSLNLTYLDLANNNLSGPIPSTICNLRSLQFLNLSNNNLQGGLPKCLGELTKSLHVLHLKENSLGGQIPPSFSKGCALESLNLNSNNLEGTLPQALGNCEKLQVLDVGSNGIHGGFPFWTEDLVDLRVLILEENRFNGSIVSPIADVEISSDAPFGKLEVFDVSQNEFSGSLPTTYLSTFPALMNGKENASEKSSMYEESMVSVLKGSEQPLLVRMLTTFTTIDMAENKFSGKIPDSIGNLNSLKCLNLSHNNLTGQIPSSIGNVKALESLDLSSNRLNGEIPRQLTMLSFLSKLNLSMNELVGEIPQSGWFRKFDNSSFIGNPGLCGFPLTKKCEQVPRSPPQERDDGDHSKFSNGFR; this is encoded by the exons ATGGTGGAGCTTTTTACCCGTATTCTGTTACTTGCTCTTCTTTGGTGGGTTAATTGCTCAGCTAACACCGATCGTTCTGCACTTCTAGCCTTAAAAGCCCATATCTCGTCAGATCCCCACAATTTATTGTTGAAAAACTGGACTACCCAAACATCCTTTTGTAACTGGGTTGGAATCACCTGTGATCCACTCAATAGCCGTGTCACCGGGTTGAATCTTTCCAATGTGCAACTCGTTGGCACCATCCCTCCCGAAATTGGAAATCTTTCTTCTCTTATATCTCTGGATATGAATGAAAACTCCTTCTACGGCCCCATTCCTGCCTCCATCTTTAACTTGTCATCCATACAGGTAATCACTCTGAGAGGTAATGCTGCTTTGTCAAGTGAGCTACCAACCGACATGTGCAAACACAGCCTTCACAACCTCAGATTGCTGCGTATTTCCTTCACTAAGTTGTATGGACAAATACCATCGAGCCTGGGCCAATGTTCAAGCCTTGAAAAACTTTCGTTGTACAACAACAGCCTGGTTGGAGAGGTGCCTAAAGAGATTGGGAACTTGACACACCTCACACAGTTATTTCTTGGCTTCAACACTTTAACTG GTGATATCCCAAAACAGATTTCTCATCTTCACATGTTACAATCATTGTGGATGGAATCAAACAAATTTACTGGACCTTTACCTCCAGACGTTGGGAATTTGACATCCCTTCGAGAGTTGATCCTTTACAATAATAATTTAACAG GTAATATTCCTAATCAGATTGGTCATCTTCGTAATTTAGAAACATTAAGCATGGCATCCACCGGGCTTAATGGATCGATTCCAAAAGAGATTGGGAACTTGACGGCCCTTCGTTCTCTATACCTCGATAACAATGTATTGAATG GTGTTATTCCACATGAGATTGGGCAGCTTAACAATTTACTAATTTTGTCCATTGATTCGAACAAGTTGATTGGCACTTTACCGCCAACCTTTTCTAACATGTCTTCTCTGAAGTATATTTCACTAAGTCATAACACACTTAATGGGACATTGCTAAGAGAAATTGGAAACATGAAAGCACTCCAAGAATTATACCTCATCAACAATACTTTGACTG GTGTGATTCCGGAAGAGATTGGTGGCCTTGACAAATTAGTATCATTATACATGAATGGCAACAAGCTCATCGGCCCTCTGCCTCGAGTCATTTTGAACATGAAATCTCTTGTAGCATTATCTCTCAACAAGAATGCTTTGACTG GTATCATTCCAGGAGAATTGTTCACAGCCAATATTAAGAGTGTTGATCTCTCCGATAACCATTTTCAAGGTTCCATACCGCCAGCGATTGGAAGATCCCTCAACTTAACTTATCTCGACTTGGCGAATAACAATCTCTCCGGCCCTATACCTTCCACCATCTGCAATTTGAGATCCCTCCAATTTCTTAACCTATCAAACAACAACCTGCAGGGTGGGCTTCCAAAGTGTTTAGGAGAGCTGACTAAATCCTTGCACGTTctgcatttgaaggagaatagCCTTGGTGGCCAAATTCCACCATCATTTTCAAAGGGCTGCGCTCTTGAGTCTCTCAACCTCAACAGCAATAACCTAGAAGGAACGTTGCCGCAAGCCCTTGGAAATTGTGAGAAGCTACAAGTTCTTGATGTTGGAAGCAATGGGATACACGGTGGGTTTCCCTTTTGGACGGAGGATCTTGTCGATCTCCGAGTCCTTATTTTGGAAGAGAATAGATTCAATGGTAGTATTGTTTCACCCATTGCTGATGTTGAGATTAGTAGTGATGCTCCATTTGGAAAGTTGGAAGTGTTTGATGTATCTCAAAATGAGTTCAGTGGGTCCCTACCGACTACATATTTGTCTACCTTCCCAGCCTTGATGAATGGCAAGGAAAATGCGTCGGAAAAGAGTAGCATGTATGAGGAATCAATGGTGTCTGTTTTGAAAGGCTCAGAGCAACCATTATTGGTCAGAATGTTGACTACATTCACCACCATTGACATGGCGGAGAACAAATTCTCCGGAAAGATTCCGGATTCCATAGGGAATCTTAATTCACTCAAGTGCTTGAATTTGTCTCATAACAATCTCACTGGGCAGATACCATCATCCATTGGAAATGTGAAAGCATTGGAATCATTAGACTTGTCTTCAAATCGATTGAATGGTGAGATTCCAAGGCAGTTGACAATGTTGAGTTTTCTTTCTAAGTTAAATCTTTCGATGAATGAGCTTGTTGGAGAGATTCCTCAATCAGGCTGGTTTCGGAAGTTTGATAATAGCTCCTTCATTGGGAATCCGGGGTTGTGTGGATTTCCGCTGACTAAAAAATGCGAGCAAGTTCCCAGGTCGCCTCCTCAAGAACGTGATGATGGTGATCATTCTAAGTTTTCGAATGGATTTAGGTAG
- the LOC121791822 gene encoding receptor-like protein 35 isoform X1, with amino-acid sequence MVELFTRILLLALLWWVNCSANTDRSALLALKAHISSDPHNLLLKNWTTQTSFCNWVGITCDPLNSRVTGLNLSNVQLVGTIPPEIGNLSSLISLDMNENSFYGPIPASIFNLSSIQVITLRGNAALSSELPTDMCKHSLHNLRLLRISFTKLYGQIPSSLGQCSSLEKLSLYNNSLVGEVPKEIGNLTHLTQLFLGFNTLTGDIPKQISHLHMLQSLWMESNKFTGPLPPDVGNLTSLRELILYNNNLTGNIPNQIGHLRNLETLSMASTGLNGSIPKEIGNLTALRSLYLDNNVLNGMDSPFFLIISCNFLVFMFYSRFYIFIGVIPHEIGQLNNLLILSIDSNKLIGTLPPTFSNMSSLKYISLSHNTLNGTLLREIGNMKALQELYLINNTLTGVIPEEIGGLDKLVSLYMNGNKLIGPLPRVILNMKSLVALSLNKNALTGIIPGELFTANIKSVDLSDNHFQGSIPPAIGRSLNLTYLDLANNNLSGPIPSTICNLRSLQFLNLSNNNLQGGLPKCLGELTKSLHVLHLKENSLGGQIPPSFSKGCALESLNLNSNNLEGTLPQALGNCEKLQVLDVGSNGIHGGFPFWTEDLVDLRVLILEENRFNGSIVSPIADVEISSDAPFGKLEVFDVSQNEFSGSLPTTYLSTFPALMNGKENASEKSSMYEESMVSVLKGSEQPLLVRMLTTFTTIDMAENKFSGKIPDSIGNLNSLKCLNLSHNNLTGQIPSSIGNVKALESLDLSSNRLNGEIPRQLTMLSFLSKLNLSMNELVGEIPQSGWFRKFDNSSFIGNPGLCGFPLTKKCEQVPRSPPQERDDGDHSKFSNGFR; translated from the exons ATGGTGGAGCTTTTTACCCGTATTCTGTTACTTGCTCTTCTTTGGTGGGTTAATTGCTCAGCTAACACCGATCGTTCTGCACTTCTAGCCTTAAAAGCCCATATCTCGTCAGATCCCCACAATTTATTGTTGAAAAACTGGACTACCCAAACATCCTTTTGTAACTGGGTTGGAATCACCTGTGATCCACTCAATAGCCGTGTCACCGGGTTGAATCTTTCCAATGTGCAACTCGTTGGCACCATCCCTCCCGAAATTGGAAATCTTTCTTCTCTTATATCTCTGGATATGAATGAAAACTCCTTCTACGGCCCCATTCCTGCCTCCATCTTTAACTTGTCATCCATACAGGTAATCACTCTGAGAGGTAATGCTGCTTTGTCAAGTGAGCTACCAACCGACATGTGCAAACACAGCCTTCACAACCTCAGATTGCTGCGTATTTCCTTCACTAAGTTGTATGGACAAATACCATCGAGCCTGGGCCAATGTTCAAGCCTTGAAAAACTTTCGTTGTACAACAACAGCCTGGTTGGAGAGGTGCCTAAAGAGATTGGGAACTTGACACACCTCACACAGTTATTTCTTGGCTTCAACACTTTAACTG GTGATATCCCAAAACAGATTTCTCATCTTCACATGTTACAATCATTGTGGATGGAATCAAACAAATTTACTGGACCTTTACCTCCAGACGTTGGGAATTTGACATCCCTTCGAGAGTTGATCCTTTACAATAATAATTTAACAG GTAATATTCCTAATCAGATTGGTCATCTTCGTAATTTAGAAACATTAAGCATGGCATCCACCGGGCTTAATGGATCGATTCCAAAAGAGATTGGGAACTTGACGGCCCTTCGTTCTCTATACCTCGATAACAATGTATTGAATGGTATGGATAGTCCTTTTTTTCTAATCATTAGTTgtaattttcttgtttttatgttttattcaCGATTCTACATTTTTATAGGTGTTATTCCACATGAGATTGGGCAGCTTAACAATTTACTAATTTTGTCCATTGATTCGAACAAGTTGATTGGCACTTTACCGCCAACCTTTTCTAACATGTCTTCTCTGAAGTATATTTCACTAAGTCATAACACACTTAATGGGACATTGCTAAGAGAAATTGGAAACATGAAAGCACTCCAAGAATTATACCTCATCAACAATACTTTGACTG GTGTGATTCCGGAAGAGATTGGTGGCCTTGACAAATTAGTATCATTATACATGAATGGCAACAAGCTCATCGGCCCTCTGCCTCGAGTCATTTTGAACATGAAATCTCTTGTAGCATTATCTCTCAACAAGAATGCTTTGACTG GTATCATTCCAGGAGAATTGTTCACAGCCAATATTAAGAGTGTTGATCTCTCCGATAACCATTTTCAAGGTTCCATACCGCCAGCGATTGGAAGATCCCTCAACTTAACTTATCTCGACTTGGCGAATAACAATCTCTCCGGCCCTATACCTTCCACCATCTGCAATTTGAGATCCCTCCAATTTCTTAACCTATCAAACAACAACCTGCAGGGTGGGCTTCCAAAGTGTTTAGGAGAGCTGACTAAATCCTTGCACGTTctgcatttgaaggagaatagCCTTGGTGGCCAAATTCCACCATCATTTTCAAAGGGCTGCGCTCTTGAGTCTCTCAACCTCAACAGCAATAACCTAGAAGGAACGTTGCCGCAAGCCCTTGGAAATTGTGAGAAGCTACAAGTTCTTGATGTTGGAAGCAATGGGATACACGGTGGGTTTCCCTTTTGGACGGAGGATCTTGTCGATCTCCGAGTCCTTATTTTGGAAGAGAATAGATTCAATGGTAGTATTGTTTCACCCATTGCTGATGTTGAGATTAGTAGTGATGCTCCATTTGGAAAGTTGGAAGTGTTTGATGTATCTCAAAATGAGTTCAGTGGGTCCCTACCGACTACATATTTGTCTACCTTCCCAGCCTTGATGAATGGCAAGGAAAATGCGTCGGAAAAGAGTAGCATGTATGAGGAATCAATGGTGTCTGTTTTGAAAGGCTCAGAGCAACCATTATTGGTCAGAATGTTGACTACATTCACCACCATTGACATGGCGGAGAACAAATTCTCCGGAAAGATTCCGGATTCCATAGGGAATCTTAATTCACTCAAGTGCTTGAATTTGTCTCATAACAATCTCACTGGGCAGATACCATCATCCATTGGAAATGTGAAAGCATTGGAATCATTAGACTTGTCTTCAAATCGATTGAATGGTGAGATTCCAAGGCAGTTGACAATGTTGAGTTTTCTTTCTAAGTTAAATCTTTCGATGAATGAGCTTGTTGGAGAGATTCCTCAATCAGGCTGGTTTCGGAAGTTTGATAATAGCTCCTTCATTGGGAATCCGGGGTTGTGTGGATTTCCGCTGACTAAAAAATGCGAGCAAGTTCCCAGGTCGCCTCCTCAAGAACGTGATGATGGTGATCATTCTAAGTTTTCGAATGGATTTAGGTAG